One window of Acidobacteriota bacterium genomic DNA carries:
- a CDS encoding ABC transporter permease codes for MNLLRLWAVVRKEFIHVMRDPRALWIGIAIPVILLMLFGYALTLDVDDVPFIVWDQSGTPESRDYISHFSASPYFQLIGTTDNYREIERAIDSRCAYIALVIPSNFARNILGGKKVEVQLIADGSDANTANIVIGYAEGITWTYSQEIILQQIRQLGGRKIEMPMDVRPRVWFNTEMESRHFIVPGLIAVIMMIIAALLTSLTVAREWETGTMEQVISTPLKAVELVLGKLVPYFLIGMFDLLLSVLMGKYLFGVPLRGNVALLFIMSSAFLIGALSLGILISIAAKTQLLASQLAFLVTFLPAFLLSGFMFDIANMPLVLQLITYLVPARYYVTLLRGLYLKGVGIEVLAIEGIFLVAFALLVLFVALIRFKKKME; via the coding sequence GTGAATTTGCTGCGCCTCTGGGCAGTCGTTAGAAAGGAGTTCATCCACGTCATGAGGGATCCGCGCGCCCTATGGATCGGAATTGCAATCCCTGTGATTCTTCTGATGCTTTTTGGTTACGCACTTACACTCGACGTGGACGACGTTCCCTTCATAGTATGGGACCAGAGTGGGACTCCGGAGAGCCGCGATTACATCAGCCATTTTTCTGCTTCTCCTTACTTCCAGTTGATCGGTACGACCGACAATTACCGGGAGATCGAAAGGGCGATCGATAGCCGTTGTGCTTACATCGCGCTCGTGATCCCTTCGAACTTTGCCCGCAACATCCTGGGAGGGAAAAAAGTGGAAGTCCAGCTTATTGCCGACGGGAGCGACGCGAACACGGCCAACATCGTCATCGGGTATGCTGAAGGCATTACGTGGACATACTCTCAGGAGATCATACTTCAACAGATCAGGCAGCTCGGAGGAAGGAAGATCGAGATGCCGATGGATGTGCGTCCTCGCGTATGGTTCAACACGGAGATGGAATCAAGGCATTTCATCGTCCCCGGCCTGATTGCAGTCATCATGATGATCATCGCCGCTCTCCTTACCTCTCTCACGGTGGCAAGAGAATGGGAGACCGGGACGATGGAACAGGTCATCTCCACCCCTCTGAAAGCAGTAGAACTCGTTCTGGGCAAGCTCGTCCCGTATTTCCTGATCGGGATGTTCGATTTGCTTCTCAGCGTTCTCATGGGGAAGTATCTCTTCGGCGTTCCCTTAAGAGGAAATGTCGCTCTGCTTTTTATAATGTCTTCCGCATTTCTCATCGGGGCACTTAGCCTAGGAATCCTCATCAGCATAGCAGCAAAAACGCAGCTTCTCGCTAGCCAGCTTGCCTTTCTGGTGACCTTCCTTCCCGCCTTCCTCCTCTCCGGCTTCATGTTCGATATTGCCAACATGCCCCTGGTCCTTCAGCTCATAACCTATCTCGTGCCGGCCCGTTACTACGTCACGCTTCTGCGCGGCCTCTACCTCAAGGGGGTGGGAATCGAGGTCCTCGCCATCGAGGGAATCTTTCTGGTCGCCTTCGCGTTGCTTGTGCTTTTCGTGGCTCTCATCAGATTCAAGAAGAAGATGGAGTGA
- a CDS encoding ABC transporter ATP-binding protein — protein sequence MQEYMVTIRNLEKRFGDFIAVNRICLDVRKGEIFGFLGPNGAGKSTTIRMLCGLLEPSSGTGTVAGFDVATQPEAIKSHIGYMSQKFSLYEDLTVEQNINFYSGIYRIPRDKKEKRKEWVLSMAGLKEHRKTQTRFLPGGWKQRLSLGCAVLHEPPILFLDEPTSGVDPLSRRSFWDLIYEMAGRDVTVFVTTHYMEEAEYCDRLGLIYRGELVAVGTPAELKSRLIQEVVEVLCSEPQEAMDHLARISGVKEVALFGKGLHVVVSDAALVISAMEKRLTDHGFAIEKVEKIVPSLEDVFVSLIEARDREQEEVKR from the coding sequence ATGCAGGAATACATGGTCACGATAAGGAATCTCGAGAAACGTTTCGGTGATTTCATCGCCGTCAACCGGATCTGCCTGGACGTGAGAAAAGGTGAAATATTCGGCTTCCTCGGGCCCAATGGCGCGGGCAAATCGACTACTATCCGGATGCTCTGCGGGCTCCTGGAACCCTCATCAGGAACTGGAACTGTTGCCGGGTTCGATGTGGCCACACAGCCGGAAGCCATCAAGTCTCACATCGGTTACATGAGCCAGAAGTTCTCCCTTTACGAAGACCTGACGGTCGAACAGAACATCAATTTTTACAGCGGCATCTACCGAATCCCAAGGGACAAGAAGGAGAAACGCAAGGAATGGGTCCTCTCAATGGCAGGACTGAAGGAGCATCGCAAAACACAAACGCGCTTCTTACCCGGGGGGTGGAAGCAGCGTCTATCGCTGGGTTGTGCCGTTCTTCATGAACCGCCCATTCTATTCCTGGACGAGCCGACATCAGGAGTGGACCCGCTGAGCCGCAGGAGCTTCTGGGACCTGATCTACGAGATGGCGGGACGCGACGTTACAGTCTTCGTCACAACACACTACATGGAAGAGGCTGAGTACTGCGACCGTCTTGGGCTCATCTATCGAGGCGAGCTGGTTGCCGTCGGAACTCCTGCAGAGCTGAAGTCGCGGTTGATACAGGAGGTAGTGGAAGTTCTCTGCAGCGAACCCCAGGAGGCGATGGACCATCTTGCCAGAATCTCCGGCGTCAAAGAGGTTGCCCTCTTCGGAAAAGGACTTCACGTTGTCGTGAGCGATGCTGCTCTGGTGATTTCCGCCATGGAAAAAAGGTTAACTGATCATGGCTTTGCCATCGAAAAGGTGGAGAAGATCGTTCCCTCTCTGGAAGACGTCTTCGTCTCACTCATCGAAGCCCGCGACAGGGAACAGGAGGAGGTGAAACGGTGA
- a CDS encoding ABC transporter ATP-binding protein, whose translation MKDEMESAIKAVELTKRFGEFTAVDALSLDVREGEIFGMVGPDGAGKTTIMRLLTGIVEPTSGDAWVNGRHIVREAEKIKKQIGYMSQRFGLYADLTVMENILFYADIYGVPRKGREERINRLLSFSNLTPFKKRLSGDLSGGMKQKLGLACALIHTPRVLFLDEPTNGVDPVSRRDFWRILYQLLKEGVTIFVSTAYLDEAERCSRVALMHKGKFLACDIPSRVKELMHGQILEIQSDRAREATSLLRRELKAESVGLFGDRIHIATLTPGQTADSIASSFRTSGFKLLSIRVVAPSLEDVFISVLGRSN comes from the coding sequence ATGAAAGACGAGATGGAATCGGCCATAAAAGCCGTGGAGCTCACGAAGCGTTTCGGTGAGTTCACGGCCGTTGATGCACTATCACTCGATGTCAGGGAGGGCGAGATCTTCGGCATGGTCGGCCCCGATGGAGCCGGAAAGACGACTATAATGCGCCTCCTCACAGGTATCGTGGAACCTACCTCCGGTGATGCATGGGTGAATGGCAGGCACATCGTCCGTGAGGCAGAAAAGATCAAAAAACAGATCGGTTACATGAGCCAGAGGTTCGGATTGTACGCCGATCTCACGGTGATGGAGAACATCCTCTTCTACGCTGACATTTACGGTGTTCCAAGGAAGGGACGCGAGGAAAGGATCAACCGTCTCCTCTCATTCAGCAATCTAACCCCCTTCAAGAAGCGCCTATCAGGGGATCTCTCCGGCGGAATGAAACAGAAACTGGGGCTGGCTTGTGCCCTCATCCATACACCCCGCGTGCTCTTCCTTGATGAACCGACAAACGGGGTCGATCCGGTATCGCGCCGGGATTTCTGGCGAATCCTCTATCAGCTCCTCAAGGAAGGGGTGACAATCTTCGTTTCCACTGCCTATCTGGATGAAGCTGAGCGTTGCAGCCGTGTGGCATTAATGCACAAGGGTAAATTCCTCGCGTGCGACATTCCCTCGCGGGTCAAAGAACTGATGCACGGCCAGATCCTGGAGATCCAGTCGGATCGCGCAAGAGAGGCGACCTCACTTCTGCGCCGCGAGTTGAAGGCGGAGTCGGTGGGGCTCTTCGGCGATCGGATCCACATCGCAACACTCACCCCCGGGCAGACGGCCGATTCAATCGCTAGCAGCTTCAGGACATCGGGTTTCAAACTCCTGAGCATTCGCGTCGTCGCCCCCTCGCTGGAAGACGTCTTCATCTCAGTCCTCGGGAGAAGCAACTAA
- a CDS encoding efflux RND transporter periplasmic adaptor subunit has protein sequence MRRIIIAGVIIAAVLAAGIVYYTTRNDKVSGALRVSGNIELTEVELSFKTGGLLMERLVEEGQDVKKGQIIARLDSVEIAREVERQMALVAAARATLAELERGFRPEEIKEGEAAVISAKADLERIRSDFDRQQKLFAREVISAMEFEAARAAHDMAEARLKQAEERLALLREGPRIERIEVARATLKQAEATLGIAQRQMENTTILSPIDGIILSKNAEAGEFVAPGTPVVTVGDISHVWLRAYVDETDLGRVKIGQKVKVTADTYPGKVYQGHVSFIASESEFTPKSVQTQKERVKLVYRIKVEIPNLDRELKPGMPADAEILLQD, from the coding sequence ATGAGAAGAATCATCATCGCTGGCGTCATCATCGCTGCAGTGCTAGCCGCAGGCATCGTCTATTACACAACTCGCAATGACAAGGTCAGCGGCGCACTGCGTGTGTCTGGAAACATCGAGTTGACGGAAGTGGAGCTCAGCTTCAAGACTGGCGGCTTGCTTATGGAGAGGCTCGTCGAAGAAGGTCAGGATGTGAAGAAAGGCCAGATCATCGCCCGTCTTGATAGCGTTGAGATTGCAAGAGAAGTGGAACGCCAGATGGCTCTCGTTGCCGCGGCGCGTGCCACACTTGCCGAACTCGAAAGAGGATTCAGACCTGAAGAGATCAAGGAAGGAGAAGCTGCCGTGATCAGCGCAAAGGCCGATCTGGAAAGGATCAGATCCGATTTCGATAGGCAGCAGAAGCTTTTCGCCAGAGAGGTCATTTCGGCAATGGAGTTCGAAGCGGCCCGCGCAGCGCATGACATGGCAGAGGCACGGTTGAAGCAGGCAGAAGAGCGACTTGCCCTCCTGAGAGAGGGACCTCGCATCGAGAGAATTGAAGTGGCGCGCGCCACACTCAAGCAGGCAGAAGCGACACTCGGCATCGCCCAGCGCCAGATGGAAAACACGACCATCCTCTCCCCCATCGACGGGATCATCCTCTCCAAGAACGCAGAAGCGGGGGAATTCGTTGCACCCGGGACACCGGTAGTCACCGTGGGCGACATCTCTCATGTCTGGCTGCGCGCTTACGTGGACGAAACCGACCTCGGCCGCGTGAAGATCGGTCAAAAAGTGAAGGTAACAGCCGATACTTACCCCGGGAAAGTATATCAGGGGCATGTCTCTTTCATCGCTTCGGAATCGGAGTTCACGCCAAAGAGCGTTCAGACACAGAAGGAAAGGGTCAAGCTGGTCTATCGCATCAAGGTGGAGATTCCCAATCTGGACCGTGAGCTAAAGCCGGGTATGCCCGCCGACGCAGAGATATTGCTGCAGGACTGA